A single window of Desulfomicrobium macestii DNA harbors:
- a CDS encoding transposase, translating into MTRESGIIVGAVSFQGNPYDAPSLPAVLSQVDSILGQRLNMVTSDRGYRGKRKIGVTSIEIPESGKRTKTASDKRQARDRFRRRAAIESIIGHLKHDHRMLCNYIMGQIGDAVNLFMACVAFNIRKFVWTLCFLYLKFFGHILRPNVQPVQAYA; encoded by the coding sequence GTGACCAGGGAGAGCGGCATCATCGTTGGCGCAGTGTCTTTCCAGGGCAACCCCTATGATGCTCCCTCGCTGCCTGCGGTTCTGTCTCAAGTCGATAGCATCTTGGGGCAACGGCTGAACATGGTGACCAGTGATCGTGGTTACCGCGGCAAGCGCAAAATCGGCGTGACCAGCATCGAAATCCCCGAGTCAGGCAAGCGGACCAAAACAGCTTCTGACAAACGTCAAGCCAGGGATCGATTCCGCCGTCGGGCGGCCATCGAGTCGATCATTGGCCACCTCAAGCACGACCACAGGATGCTGTGCAATTACATCATGGGCCAGATCGGCGATGCCGTGAACCTGTTCATGGCCTGTGTTGCGTTCAATATCCGGAAGTTCGTCTGGACGCTGTGTTTTTTGTACCTCAAATTCTTTGGGCACATACTTCGCCCCAATGTTCAGCCCGTGCAGGCCTATGCCTGA
- a CDS encoding class I SAM-dependent methyltransferase: MNELLYDKMRMVSTNEWLAGLLRDTDKFEWCAALPSLPDEQFQRRFVGRAYSEAMQQAFDAVEEFRQGLARLGCQFDEDAVALDFGCGWGRISQTMYRYFRPYNIISADIQSDAVDFCFKSGLATKIIQVYDNNLHQILNESVDCIFAYSVFSHLSENAANIWIKEFVRILKPGGAIAVTTRAPSIIRHALNLLKLPKQEIPLHGRGLIEAFFDADKALEEYNDGVFVYRDYPHPTKSGVDYGEAIIPEHYVANVWLPIFGGGYSFLPPVRTLDQAIIFLRKL; encoded by the coding sequence ATGAATGAATTATTGTACGATAAAATGCGTATGGTGTCCACGAATGAGTGGTTAGCTGGATTGCTACGAGATACAGACAAATTTGAATGGTGCGCAGCGCTGCCAAGTCTTCCTGATGAACAATTTCAGCGGCGCTTTGTCGGGCGGGCTTATAGTGAAGCGATGCAGCAGGCCTTTGATGCGGTCGAGGAATTTAGACAAGGATTAGCAAGACTAGGTTGTCAGTTCGATGAAGATGCTGTCGCCCTCGATTTTGGCTGCGGTTGGGGACGTATTAGTCAAACAATGTATCGCTATTTTAGACCTTATAATATAATATCTGCAGATATACAATCTGACGCCGTAGATTTTTGTTTTAAATCTGGGTTAGCGACAAAAATTATTCAAGTCTACGATAATAATTTACATCAAATTTTGAATGAATCTGTCGACTGTATATTTGCTTATTCAGTATTCTCTCATTTGTCAGAGAATGCTGCGAATATATGGATCAAAGAATTTGTTCGCATCCTTAAACCTGGTGGTGCAATTGCGGTAACTACTAGGGCTCCGTCTATTATACGTCATGCATTAAATCTTCTCAAGCTTCCAAAGCAAGAGATTCCTCTTCATGGTCGAGGACTTATTGAAGCTTTTTTTGATGCGGATAAGGCTTTAGAGGAATATAACGACGGTGTTTTTGTTTATAGGGACTACCCCCATCCTACTAAATCTGGAGTTGATTATGGAGAAGCAATTATCCCGGAGCATTATGTTGCGAATGTGTGGTTGCCAATATTTGGAGGTGGCTACTCTTTCTTACCGCCTGTTAGAACCTTAGATCAGGCCATCATTTTTCTCAGGAAGTTATAA